Genomic window (Oryza sativa Japonica Group chromosome 3, ASM3414082v1):
AGAAACAAGGAAACCTCTCACCTCAGCTTGAAGATTCCTTGAGGAGTACCAGTGGTAGGAACTCCTAGGATGCCCATGTTAGAGTCCTCAATTTTGGGAATAAGGAAGATTGATGTTAACCATGAGGTAGAAATCTAAGTccttttttatttgcaaacTTGGTGGCAATCGTAGCGTGACCTGAAACTGAAATTTGCTTTGAAGGGTTCTCTGCTGCTGTTCATATGTGTGAGCAATCTAATTGAGGTGGTTCCTTTGTATGTCCTAAAATATGCCTCAGTTTGTTGACTTAAATATCTCTGCTGGCAGGTTGTCATCATCCCCCTTGGGATCAGTCTGCTGGTTAATAATTTTGATGTACAACTATTCCTGTACTTCGAATGGCATCTAGAATTGTCAAGCTTTGTTAAAAATTGACAAACGAAAATTACAGTATACCTTCATGTTTTCTATCAATAGTACTCCATGACACTGTATTTAGTTAGTATTACCTCCATCCCCAAATATAGAACAATGACACTTGAGTTACCAAAATATAGAACAGTGACACTTGAGTTATGAGTACGAATGATTTTTTTCCGTACAGAAATTAACGAGTTGAGGACAAAAACTAATGACTTTATCACTGGTTGCAAattgcatatatgaaaaaaagaagaagagagaatccTAACTCAAAACATATAACCATCATGTGATGGGCATTGGTTAGTGGTAGCAGGAGTATTAGTTAGTTCAACATGTGAGACAGGCTCATCATTCACACATTAGGTGGCAAGGGCCTTTTCCTGATTGCACGGCTTAAAGATTAACAACAGCATCTACAGCACTTAACAACAACACAGCCTAGCAaagcatttgcatttgcatggCAATGAGCAAAAGCGAACCCCAgcccccccgcccccccccccccccccaagcccACGGAATTTTTTAAAGCGAAAGTGAAACCACGCACAGTGCCACGTCCGCCACCAACACCCTTCTCCACCATTTTTTCcatctatttatttattattttcttttcgaaaaaaaaactgttcgatcgaagagggagaggagaaaaaaaaagaaaaggaaaaaaaaaagcaaaacgaGGAGAAGGTCTTCCAAGTTCCaagcctctctcttctcttctcttctcttctcgtgCGACCGCTTCCTTcaccggacgccgccgccgccaccaaccgccgccgccgcgggagccGGCGCAGAGGATCACAGCACAGGTGCGTGCTGGCTTGGAACCTAGGTTACTGTTCGCTCGCGCGCTTCCCCTTTGtgatgctagctagctagctattggAGATTTGACTTGTGCGGCGCTCGCTTGTGTGTATCTCAAGGGTTTCCTCGGCGGAAGCTGCGCCACTGTTCGTTCTCCTCCGCCGATTTTGCTCTGGCGGATTTGGGGAGAAGTTGATTTTGCTCTGAGCGCCGCCGGTGGCTCGGAGGTCTCTGTGTATTCCAGCTCctgccatccgccgccgccgcatgagGAGGTCCCCGTCAAGTGCACAGCTCCCGTCGCCGAGCTGCCAGGTCTCCGCGGAGCACCACCGCCAGCGAGCCAACTAGGTGAGCTCCCTCCCGCCGAATCGATGAGCCGGCGAAGCCCCCCATTACTACCTCCTCAACAAAATTTGGAGTGGCGATGGAGAGGTAGAGCGCGTTTTACTCAGCCCCGTCCTCTGATCAACTGTCATGTGATCCTGTGGATAGCTAGGCGTTGTTTTTCTTCAGCGATCTTAGGGTGATTTGTTGTTTTTCCTTGTCAATTTGATTCAAGCAGGTCAGAGTGGCTCCATTTGGTGCACTAGCTCTGCAAAAAGCTTCATCGTTTGGATGAGAGATCCCCGTTATATGGAAATGGACTTAGGGTTTACTTTTCAGTAATACCAATTGCCACATTGGAGTCGGGAGAAAAGTTGTTTCAGAAGCACCCGAGAGCTACTGCTGGTTGGTTTTGACTAAGCTGGGTGATAGCATGATCAAGCAAATCCTTGGACGGTTCCCCAAGAAGCCATCCAAATCCGGAGACAAGGACCCTATTGGCAGGTCAAGCCCCTCAGTGCCGAATCCACCATTGGGTCCAAGAGGTGCAGAAAGGTCCTCCAATTTGAGTAGCCAGACACCGGTTATCTCAAGCTCTGGGCTTAGTTATGGGAGTGGCATGCATGTTGGGAATGCAAACTCAAGGGTGAACGGGAATTCGGTACAACCGACTGTTGAGCTGTTGCCAAGCTTTAAGGATGTGCCCAACACAGAGAAGAATAACCTGTTCGTAAAAAAACTGAACTTGTGCTGTGCCACATTTGACTTCACAGATCCAACAAAGAGTGTAAAGGAGAAAGAAGTAAAGAGGCAAACTTTGTTGGAACTTGTTGACTATATTGCCTCAGCCAATGGGAAGTTTCCGGAGATAATTATGCAAGAGATCACAAGGATGGTTTCTGTAAACTTATTCAGGACACTGACTACCCCGCCCAGAGAGAATAAGATTGAAGCCTTCGATGTGGATGATGAGGAGCCTGTGATGGATCCTGCATGGTCACACTTGCAGATTGTTTATGAGCTGTTCTTGAGGTTCATTCAGTCTCCAGAGACCGATGCCAAGTTGGCAAAAAGATACATCGATCATTCATTTGTCCTGAGATTACTTGACCTCTTTGACTCGGAGGACCCTAGGGAGAGGGAGTACCTCAAGACGATACTTCACCGTGTCTACGGAAAGTTCATGGTACATCGACCATTTATAAGGAAGGCAATCAACAACATCTTTTACCAGTTCATCTATGAAACTGAAAAACACAATGGAATTGCAGAACTATTGGAGATTTTAGGAAGTATCATAAATGGGTTTGCACTGCCACTTAAGGAGGAGCATAAGTTGTTCCTTGTCCGGGCCCTGATTCCACTTCATAAGCCAAAGTGCATTGGGATGTACCATCAACAGTTGTCTTACTGCATTACACAATTTGTTGAAAAAGACTGCAAACTCGCAGACACTGTTATCAGGGGCCTATTGAAATATTGGCCAATCACAAACAGCTCCAAGGAGGTCTTGTTTTTGGGAGAGTTGGAAGAGATATTAGAGGCTACACAACCTGCAGAGTTTCAGAAATGCATGGTTCCTCTTTTCCGTCAGATTGCACATTGTCTAAACAGTTCTCACTTCCAGGTAACATTAATTGCGTGACTGTCATTAAAAACTTTCCCCTTCATTTTTCATTCCACCTTTTACTCCCATTTCTTCTTTAATGTAATTTTCTTTCGTCAGTTTATCATGTTAAAACTGAAACAGATGCATTTCCTGCATGGTAACCGTCTCATTTTGCACATTTTGTTTCTGTTCAAGTTAAGCTAGCCTACATATAGTGTTTATTAAGTTTAATTACCCTTTGTTGGGTATTCACTTAGAAGTTAGAACTATACAGCTCAGCATTATAATAGAATATCAGAATGTAGTGAATTATCATTTACAAAGTTCCAATCATCTGTCATGATAATTTcgtttgtccaaatatttgttAGTTTTATTTGTAGGGGCtttgtttcttctttcttttttaagtGACTTACTGTTTGGTGGTAAATCAGAATACAAGCTAAGGGCTGGTCACTCTATAATTAGACTGAAGAACTGGTGAGCAGCCAATCTTTCGCAAAAGCTAATCCTACCAATTGTTCTCGTGTACACCGTAGGCTGCTGAGTGGATTTCTGAAGTTATTTTCCTATATATTATTGTGCCGTTTGAAATTTCAAACTAGTGAAAAATGTTTGTTATGTGCTAACCATCAATTAGTGTTACTCTTTGGGTGGACTTGGGTTTCCAAGGGTCCTTAGTGAAAAAGAGGCATGGAAAACAAAATCCCTCTCAACCACGTCAAAGAATAGCATAACTGGCTGTTATAAGCTGTAGCTCGGAGTGTTTTTTCTCATGGTTTACTTTCTTAGTCTAGCCACGAGCTACTTTAGTGTATCAATGCATTGACACTGCTATCAGTACGGATTTATATTCATATGTTACTTACCAACCAAAAACTTGAAGGGCAATTGATCTTTCATCTGTGACTTTTCTTATCAATTCCCAAGGTATGATGGAGTTTTGTAAGTTGAAATAGAAAACAATCTGACTCCTTATGCCCTTCAAATAGATAGTAGGGTTTGACTAAAACAGCATTCATCTTTAGAGCCCTGTTATGCTCACAGTTAGGATTGACTAAAACAGTGATCATTTATAGAGTCCTGgtgtatttttcatttttttttattaatggcTTACACTGCTCATTTGGAAACTTACCTTGAAATTGTATAGAGTTTTAGTTCTGTTATGCGTCTTCCCTGAATCTTGTTACATAGAAATTGTTTTTCATTGTTTATTTCTTGTTATGTTATGAGTGGAGAAATATTGTAGGGCTAATTCCGCATGCTCAGGCATGAGTCTCCCATAACTATTTGTTTGACTATGCCAAAAATGCTGTGGAGTTTGGAAACCTAACAGTGTGAGAGTTGACCCAACACACAGGGTATACTTGCATTTTATTTCAATAGAGCCCCTGTCTTACATCTCAAATCTGCTTTTAAGTGCAGGATTTTGTTTCTGGTTCTTTGTAATCAGTTAATCACTCCCTGCTATTATGAGGATTCACAATTTAGCACATCAAATTTTGTTTAATTGTGCAATATTTCATAATTACCAGTGcatccttttttttcctgcGGGGAATTGTTAATGCAAATTATATTGAAGCAGCAGAAACATGATATACGCATATTGGTTGATGGATTTTATCTAATAGTGCTTATGCTACTTCTAGGTTGCTGAGAGAGCATTGTTTTTGTGGAACAATGATCATATCGAGAATCTGATCAAACAAAATAGTAGGGTGATCTTACCTATCATCTTCCCTGCACTCGAGAGAAATGCTAATGGGCACTGGAACCAAGCTGTGCAAAGCCTCACACTTAATGTTCGGAAATTGTTCTCCGATCATGATGTTGGTGTATATGATGAGTGTCAGCGGAAATACGAGGATGAAAAAGCCAAAGAGAAGGAGACAAAATTGAAGCAAGAAGTCGCATGGAAGCGCCTGGAAGAGATGGCATCAGCAAAAGCAACGAGTGGAGCAGCTGTGCTTGTCTCTCGAACCTTACCTCGCCAATCTTCAGCTGTCTAGCGCATTGTTCAAGTGGTAAGGAAGTTTACTAATTTTTGGTTGCATTGCAAGTTTGAGGTAGTGGCTTCTAATGTATGAATCCACCTCATTTGTTAGGTCCTTGGAGATTCAAAAAGCACTGTACAGGATTGAACTGTACAGACAAGGTATATCAAGGCGGGCATATTGATGGAAGATCTGAGAAGCCAGTTGGGTTACGCAGAGTACCAGCAATCACCTCTCAATCCTGAGTCTTGGCTTTTGATATGCTGAGATCTGCAGTTAATTGCTTTACTATCCTTTAACCTTGTCCGAAGTTGGTTGCGAACTTGCAATTTGTTTTCAGCTGGTGCTGCAATCTTCCCATGGGTGTTTGTTTTGGAAGCAAATGGTTGTTGGTGGTCAGTAGATAGAAGTTAGTTAGTCCTTCAAAATGAGTCATCGTTGTTCTCCAGTTGGCATGGGCCTTCATGGTTGTAAATGGAAACAGAAATTTTTTTCTTGAGTACAATATGAACAAATATCGCTCAAAGAATGTGTGGGGTGCAGCTTACTTAATCTTATTACTATGGAGCAGTATCCAAGAGAGGATGCTCAAAACTGATTAAGCCAAGAGCTGGTAAGTGGAAACTTCACCTAAAACTCTAGGTTTCTTCTTATTGAATGCTCTGTCGTCGACAATAATGGCACATGGTATGCCTGGCTGACACAAGTCACAAAATGATTCAAGAATGAAGAGCTTAATACTGATGCTGCTCAGAATTCAGTTCAATACTTCAATGGCAATGCTGATCAATGATCACCTAGCTACTAAAGAGACAACAACACTGATCAATATTGCTTAATGGCAGAAAAGATATGATCACTTGCTTAATTGCCTTTGTTCCGCCTGGCGAGCAAGGTGCTGAACGGCGGGTGGCAGTACCTGCCGTCCTGGAAGAACATGCCGGCGACGACCCTGTACATGGCCTCCGTCATGTGGACGCCGTCCCAGTTGACGTACTTGGCCGGCTGCGCGCAGGCGGTGGTCACCTCCGGCGAGCCGCAGGTGGAGAAGATCTCGAAGTTgtaggcgccgccgccggcgccgcagcaAGTCTTGAAGGGCTCCGTGAAGCCGTACCTCGCCGGGGCCGCCATGACGGCGAGGTGGGCGGCGTAGTAGTCGGCGTAGGCGATGACGGCGGCCGGGTGCTGCCGCCGGAGCCGGCGGAGGCTGGCCTGGAGGCGGCGGTTGTGGGCGTGGCTCTGCTGGttgacggtggcggcgcagctGATGTTGTCGCGGTCCTCCGGGCGGGCCAGCGTCATGGTCAGTGGCAGGCAACCGGTTAGAGGTAGCCCCTGTACGATTATGTACTTGGCCCCCTTCTTCAGCAATGCCTGCCATGCATCCAATTATTGTTCTCTCTCTCGAAGGACAGAAGGTAGGTAAAACCAATTATACGAGAAATGTCAAGCGGTCTTCCGGTTAGCTCCACAATTTAGTGGGCTAGACGATTTGGGTTCGAAGCGCCACCtctctaattatttgatattaggtcattccctaatatttgtgtttttttaaaccaATTATCATATACTTAGATTGTATGTTGAATGGCTGcgaattacaaaatcacaaCTTAATTATAAACAagaaaactattttaaaataacagcataaaaagagagagaatacTGCTAGTGCTCTTTTGTGTTTGTtattagtttgttttttttacttttccagTATTCAGAATAAGTAGTAGATCAATGCACATGCATGTCCGGCTAGCTGCATTCAAACTTGGTATGGATTCAGAATTTGAGAGTATAGTGTGCTAGGAGGAGAAAGAGCAAGGCAGTAAATGGTGGCCGTCAAATTTTGGTGGCCATCAAATTTGGTTGGCTGATTGATTCCAGTCATCAAAGCGTCTACTGTAGCCTCCCAACATCATGTTCAGCGACTTAACTCCATATTCTTGAGATGAACAGTGCAACTAAGTACTCCTAATCGCATGTAGGCTGTAGCTCGGTGAATACTCCGGCTAGTACGAACTACGAACTCATGTATTCGCACACTGAAGATGGCAGCATAAGCAGGGAATTCCCATAAGCAGTACAGTAAATGTTTGCAAACAAGCTGAACAGGGACAGCAAAATTAAAGAGATGTCACTGTGCTTCCTGATCTATCTACTCTTCTGCATGCGGCTGCAGACCTGTAGCTACAGGGTCGCCATGGCTGCAGCTACAGGGTCGCCATGCTCTTGATCTGTCATGCTAGTAGCAAATGCACCGACAGGGGTAGATACATTAGGACAGGCTGGGTTCTAATTTCTGAACCATCGAAGGCCTTATAGTTACTCgcttagtaaaaaaaaaacgaatctaggcctcgaaaaaaaaatccaggaaTGGACATATAACACATTCTAATACAACGTACCAAGATAAAAAGTATACTCAGATACATAATTCTATATTGTTTTTTATAAGACGGTGAAAGTATTAGTTAATGCTCTTAgctaatatcagctcctatgtTCCTCTCCAGTACATCCAAAAGTCtaattcatattttatttttttagtttttcaaaACTCTAAAATCTATTTCTAGTCGTtatatgctaaattaaattgttacctagatataatatatgtatatagtgCATGATGGATGCGTTAATTATTTATTGGTCTTACTTATTCGTCctagtgacaaaaaaaaatactttgtaCTTTTGTATGAATggagtactcccttcgtcttataaaaaaccaacctattactggatatgacacattctagtattaCGAATTTGGATATCCAGTGctaattcgttttttttttttgggacggagggagtacaagctaTCGACAAAATTTAGGTGTTAAAACTTGATTTTGATGTTTTCCTATATAAGTTTACGTTTTAAGCATTCGTTTTTAAATGGCTAAGGACacctatattaaaaaaaaagttttaccaTTATTTTAATAAACTATATAACTTATAATTAGTATTAGACCGATCGACTTATAATTTTACTGTCACTGTAATTACTATCCTGGACCCGCATCGGACAACCTCTAAATTCTCGTCTTGTCTTGTTCTACTAGCTTAGCACTTTGTGTAATTTGTTTAACTAAaagcaattaatttttttttcaggaactaaacatagccaaaAGGCCGAgaaaaaacaattaattaattaatgagatatatgtatgtatatatatatatacctcgaTGAAGGTGGTGAGCCTGTCGACGGCCATGTTCCGGATTTGGTCCTGggggatggtggtggcggccatGAAGCTGTAGGCGTAGTCGTTGGCGCCGATCTCGCCGACCCAGAAGAGCGCGTCGCCGACGgccctggcggcggcgggcgaccgcCGGAGGTGCGCCTCGAACCAGGCGAGCTCCGTCATGATGGACTGCGGCGTGATGTCGACGCTGAGGTTGTTCCTCGCGAAGAACTCGTGCTCGATGGccgtggcgccggcgacggcgaagttGACGCCGTGggtggcgttggcggcggcgggggagaggtACGGCGGGAGGAACCCCGGCAGCGCGAGGCGGTCGGCGAGGAagtcgacgacgaggcggccgtcGGAGTAGCGGTTGGTGGAGCGGTGGAAGAAGGTGGCGCCGTACGGCGGGCTGGACACGTAGCCGAAGGAGTAGGGCCCCGTCGTCGAGTGCGTGTTCCCCGTGTCCGTGAACGAGTCGCCGAACGCGTACACCGTctcgaacgccgccgccgccgggacggcgacgcaggcgatgaggaggatgaggagcagGATGACGCGAGCTGCCATTTCCGGCgagatcgagctagctagctatgtcAGTCACACTCGTCTGTGTGCTTCAGTGTGTTTCCGCTTCCACTGCTTCTTATAGAGAGTGAAGTGATCCACCTTCGAATTAACCGTaggtaatttaatttctagattaCTCCTGACCATGTAAATGGATTAAAAATGGGCCAATTCTCTACATGCCCATGTAATTTCACCCAATCCCTTCTACGCCCCTGAAATTTGTTTGATCTCTTATATACCTctgagtttttatttggatcccttacatacccattccgttagttgaccattagtttgaccgttagttattgtagaaattactttCTTGTCCTTGGTATATTGTTAAAAgctagaaatttttttatgtgtaaattatttgagttgtgaaaaccaataaggaataaattactaaatatttgttatgaatttttaaaaataaaacattatttcattaaaataaaaaatatttattgtcaaaaaagttctgcacaaaatttgaaaattacttttcaacaaatatttagtgaaaaaagattcgttgtgaaaaaacaaaggagatgtaattagtttatcacaaattagaaaataaatttcagatcaaatttgatgaatttcgtatatcttcccaaaaaattaaacctaaataacatttagtttttgctcttaattttctggtgaaactaatgtatggatttaatcataattttttaaaaataaaaaataataagttttattttttaagttgggaattaaatgattatattgcttgtattttgtataagttattttttttcatatgaaaatttattgggtAGGTACCACATATGTATATAGGATGGGTAATatagtcattttaaaatatttaacggtcaactaatcgtcaactaacggagatgggtatagatgagatcaaaatgaaaattcaggggtatataaggggtgatgtcaaattcaggggtattgaagggattgagtaaattttcaggggtatatagggaattttctcaTTAAAAATCTATGAAAATCATGTAAAGGGCAAGTGTGGCAAGAAACTTCACTGCATTTATTACCCGCGCAGATAATTAGTTGGACGTTGAATAATTCCCAAACAAGTAATAGCACCGTACACTAGTTCTGCTACGACTACTTACCCAATTGGTATTACCCATCGTATATTGTACTACTCCAAATAATACATCATCGTCCTTAACGCCTAATTACTATGTGCGTGATACGAATCCTATTTAGTGATAGCAGTACATACATACGACTGGAATATATAGGATTGGACGACTCTTTAGTTGTGTCAACGATCTCGGCCTTcctgataatatttttttcttcagttttttcaCCATTTTTATTCTCCTTTTTATCTCTGACAGTGGAAGGCTCTGGATCAGGAATAAGTAGAAGTACCTACCAGTAATTGTAGACTGATGGTACAATCGCAGGCAGTGTCATTAGTGCACGCCGTGTGCCGTGTGGGGATTCAATCCAACATGAGACTGACAGATGGTGGTGTGGGGTTAATAAGTGGACTAGTGGAGTCATTTTAATTAATGTACCAGTACTAGTACAGTACTACTATACTCTCGGAAACTCATGGCTCGCTAATGCGTGTGCACCATAACCATGCCGATTTGTTAGGTGGAAGCATTGCACCCCAAAATCAGACGTTGTACTAGGATGGTACGCGTAATTCAGATCTGCTTCGAtaggtgtttggatccagagacttaactttagtctctgtatttagacactaatttagagtattaaatatagactacttacaaaactgattatataaatgaaaactaatttgcgagacaaaattttaagtctaattaatccataattagagaatattcgctgtagcatcacataggctaatcatggattaattaggctcaatagattcgtcttacgaattagtccaagattatgaatgtgttttattaatagtctacgtttaatatttataattagtgtccaaacatctgatgtgatagggacttagaagttttagtcccatctaaacagggcacCTTTTACCAAGAGCAGACCGGAGGTCATACTCACATTGAAGTATTCCCTTCGTCAATGTTTTTTGAACTACTCTTTTCaccttaaaataaaaaaagatataaccataatttatattagatttatttatGTTAGACGGTAGCTATACTACAAAATTTCATCCGAACGAGATACCGAGTAGGTATAAGATCTCGATACCTCATAGGTACCGGCCGATACTTGTCAGATACCAACTGATAAATGGTACCGATAGGTATTAGTTGATACTTGACGGATATCGCATGCGTCTTGCTCTCTGTCCTGTTGCTTTGCATTGGACTGATTTTTGCTCTCCGTCTTCTTTGCCGCACGTATCATGGGCGAGGTGAGGGGATCCCATCCCGAGGGGTGGACACGGGATTCCGGTATATagcatttttattattttgagatggagtgAGTACATCAAGAGAGTTATAAGTTGGTTTTCTCTATCTTCCTTTTTTAAGgctctgtttgtttcagcttaagattattgtaatctagattattgagacATATTaatataagctggattataataagccgacATAGAATAAATTGTTAGATGTTTGTTTCTCAGGATTATTAGCCGGTTGTTAGGTGTTAGCAAACCAATAATGAAAAAAAGCACCTTTAGAGTGGATTactagattatagtaatctagcTTATAGATTGTAATATTCTATCGTAATAagctatctgtttgtttcagtttactCATAATAatacagattataataattctaagctgaaacaaacatgaCCTAAGAAAAGCAAAAGCATTGCCACTTTTGTATAGTTGGTTTTCTCTGTAACAGAGAGAGCAATCCTGTAGGGTCATACGATGGCATGGCATTACATGGTTACTCTTGCTtcatagtactagtagtagctcTCTCCTAGTGCTATGGCAGCGGCAGAGCTCCGGCCATCGGAGACGGAAGGGAGACTTCGATCTTGTTTCTAGCTGGGCCTTTTGGGCCCAAACACTAATGGGCTGCGGACGATGCAATCGCCAAAATATTTCTGCAATTCGATGATGTCGAATATTACAAGTCGAGCACGCTAAGCATCTGTGTGTTTATAATGTTGCGATAGCAGCCGCCGGTGTCGATACACTACTACTTGGTACATGTTGGCATTAATTCGCAATGCACTTTGATAGCTCTAGATTAAGACCGGATTTAATCTGGGTTATTAGTTACTCTATCACCTTCACGTTTCTGTCGACCGGAATAAATCCGGGTTGCATGGGCCGGACGACGGAGACCGGCACAAACTAGGCAACAAAAGCAAGCATGGCAGATCGATGAACTGAGGAGAAAGAACAAAACCGCCACGCCAAAACTTCGCCAAAAACGTAGTATGCTAgtcatttttaattaattaaatc
Coding sequences:
- the LOC4334758 gene encoding GDSL esterase/lipase At3g48460 gives rise to the protein MAARVILLLILLIACVAVPAAAAFETVYAFGDSFTDTGNTHSTTGPYSFGYVSSPPYGATFFHRSTNRYSDGRLVVDFLADRLALPGFLPPYLSPAAANATHGVNFAVAGATAIEHEFFARNNLSVDITPQSIMTELAWFEAHLRRSPAAARAVGDALFWVGEIGANDYAYSFMAATTIPQDQIRNMAVDRLTTFIEALLKKGAKYIIVQGLPLTGCLPLTMTLARPEDRDNISCAATVNQQSHAHNRRLQASLRRLRRQHPAAVIAYADYYAAHLAVMAAPARYGFTEPFKTCCGAGGGAYNFEIFSTCGSPEVTTACAQPAKYVNWDGVHMTEAMYRVVAGMFFQDGRYCHPPFSTLLARRNKGN
- the LOC4334757 gene encoding serine/threonine protein phosphatase 2A 57 kDa regulatory subunit B' theta isoform gives rise to the protein MIKQILGRFPKKPSKSGDKDPIGRSSPSVPNPPLGPRGAERSSNLSSQTPVISSSGLSYGSGMHVGNANSRVNGNSVQPTVELLPSFKDVPNTEKNNLFVKKLNLCCATFDFTDPTKSVKEKEVKRQTLLELVDYIASANGKFPEIIMQEITRMVSVNLFRTLTTPPRENKIEAFDVDDEEPVMDPAWSHLQIVYELFLRFIQSPETDAKLAKRYIDHSFVLRLLDLFDSEDPREREYLKTILHRVYGKFMVHRPFIRKAINNIFYQFIYETEKHNGIAELLEILGSIINGFALPLKEEHKLFLVRALIPLHKPKCIGMYHQQLSYCITQFVEKDCKLADTVIRGLLKYWPITNSSKEVLFLGELEEILEATQPAEFQKCMVPLFRQIAHCLNSSHFQVAERALFLWNNDHIENLIKQNSRVILPIIFPALERNANGHWNQAVQSLTLNVRKLFSDHDVGVYDECQRKYEDEKAKEKETKLKQEVAWKRLEEMASAKATSGAAVLVSRTLPRQSSAV